The following coding sequences are from one Gemmatimonadaceae bacterium window:
- a CDS encoding DinB family protein, with translation MSEFSNPASAGGAAAASYTASLLELLNGRDPLEAMREMPSKLAAAVQNVSPNLLGEPEAPGKWSIRQVVQHLADSELVGSGRFRMVLAEERPALAAYDQDAWSDRLHYSEANVDESLADFTSLRRANLRLFERTSDADRARVGVHSERGEESLALMMKLYAAHDLVHLRQIERIRGALER, from the coding sequence ATGTCCGAGTTTTCAAATCCAGCGTCTGCCGGCGGGGCTGCCGCGGCGTCGTATACCGCCTCCCTTCTCGAGCTGCTGAACGGCCGGGATCCGCTGGAAGCAATGCGCGAAATGCCCTCGAAGCTCGCCGCTGCTGTACAGAATGTCTCGCCGAATCTGCTCGGCGAGCCCGAAGCGCCCGGCAAGTGGTCCATCCGGCAAGTGGTGCAGCACCTCGCGGATTCCGAGCTTGTCGGAAGCGGACGCTTCCGCATGGTATTGGCAGAGGAACGCCCGGCGTTAGCCGCCTACGATCAGGATGCATGGTCGGACCGGCTGCATTACTCGGAAGCGAATGTCGACGAGTCGCTCGCGGACTTCACGAGTCTTCGCCGCGCTAACTTGCGACTTTTCGAGCGAACCAGTGACGCGGATCGAGCGCGAGTCGGCGTGCATTCCGAGCGCGGCGAGGAATCACTGGCACTGATGATGAAGCTTTACGCGGCGCACGATCTCGTGCACTTGCGACAAATCGAGCGAATACGCGGCGCCCTCGAGCGCTAA
- a CDS encoding MFS transporter produces the protein MTANRASTDNGSSQSPLLRKLGLHRRELRAWAMYDWAASSAQTTIAVAVFPIFFLEVAGAGRPQAEGLSYWSIANGIGLAISTVLSPILGTISDYAAVKKRMLGFFMGVGVSACSLMYLIQSGQLMLASILFIFANVGMQGSYVFYESLLPHVAREDEMDRVSTAAYAIGYIGGGILLALNLAWITKPALFGLPATGTVPVRLAFLSVAIWWLLFSIPILRVVKEPPVKLEADEQRGLNPVKVAFQRLAETFQALRGYKQAFLMLIAYLIYSDGIGTITRMAATYGTELGIPRSSLITAILLVQFIGIPFTFAFGMLAGRLGTKPAIFVGLTVYAIISIFGYYMKTATHFYILALLVGTVQGGTQALSRSLFASIIPAYKSGEFFGFFSVFSRFAGILGSLLFGVIVARTGTMRPAILAVISFFIVGGFLLYFVNVDEGQRKAREEEAKARVA, from the coding sequence ATGACGGCAAATCGGGCCTCGACGGACAACGGCTCTTCGCAAAGCCCGCTTCTGCGGAAGCTCGGCCTGCACCGTCGCGAGCTGCGCGCATGGGCGATGTACGATTGGGCGGCATCGTCCGCGCAGACCACGATAGCCGTCGCGGTATTTCCGATTTTTTTCCTCGAAGTCGCCGGTGCCGGCCGCCCGCAGGCCGAAGGGCTGTCGTACTGGTCGATAGCCAACGGCATCGGCCTCGCCATCAGCACCGTCCTCTCTCCAATACTCGGCACTATATCCGACTACGCCGCGGTGAAAAAGCGTATGCTCGGTTTCTTCATGGGTGTCGGAGTCTCTGCGTGCTCTCTCATGTACCTGATTCAGAGCGGGCAGCTCATGCTCGCTTCGATTCTCTTCATCTTCGCGAACGTCGGAATGCAGGGGAGCTACGTGTTCTACGAGTCGCTGCTTCCGCACGTAGCGAGAGAGGACGAGATGGACCGCGTCTCTACCGCCGCCTACGCCATTGGTTACATCGGCGGCGGAATTCTGCTGGCGCTCAACCTGGCGTGGATCACCAAGCCGGCGCTTTTCGGTCTGCCGGCGACGGGAACCGTTCCAGTCCGCCTCGCTTTTCTATCTGTCGCGATATGGTGGCTTCTCTTTTCGATTCCGATTCTCCGAGTCGTGAAGGAGCCGCCGGTGAAGCTGGAGGCGGATGAGCAGCGGGGGCTGAATCCCGTCAAGGTTGCATTCCAGAGGCTGGCCGAGACGTTCCAGGCGCTACGCGGATACAAGCAGGCTTTCCTGATGCTGATCGCGTATCTCATTTACAGCGACGGGATCGGAACGATCACCCGCATGGCCGCGACATACGGAACCGAGCTGGGGATTCCCCGGAGCTCGCTCATTACCGCAATCCTGCTCGTTCAGTTCATCGGGATTCCGTTCACATTTGCGTTCGGAATGCTTGCCGGCAGGCTGGGCACCAAGCCGGCAATCTTTGTCGGCCTGACCGTCTACGCTATCATCAGCATTTTCGGCTACTACATGAAGACGGCGACGCATTTCTACATCCTCGCGCTTCTCGTTGGAACGGTGCAGGGCGGCACGCAGGCGCTCAGCAGATCGCTTTTCGCGAGCATCATTCCGGCTTACAAGTCGGGCGAGTTCTTCGGGTTCTTCAGTGTCTTCAGCCGTTTCGCCGGAATACTAGGCTCGCTCCTTTTCGGTGTCATCGTCGCGCGCACTGGAACGATGCGCCCGGCGATTCTAGCGGTCATCTCGTTCTTCATAGTCGGCGGGTTCCTGCTCTACTTCGTGAACGTGGACGAAGGCCAGCGCAAAGCCCGGGAAGAGGAAGCGAAGGCGAGAGTCGCATAA
- a CDS encoding DNA alkylation repair protein, with the protein MRSESGKIVDRFLRDLREVRTRTVPALRPIRRKWSKELRSASPDEVLRVAHDILASGEAEFRFIAYELIHFHKPARTSLRKGDVEALAHGMQSWDAVDAFSYYISGPAWRDGQIPDETISEWASSKNRWWRRAALASTIPLARRHSLDAGDIERVLAVCASLVADRDDMVVKAMSWALREVARQDPPAATRFIGAYGDSLAPRVLREVRNKLQTGLKNPRKRSTDVKLVRRV; encoded by the coding sequence ATGCGAAGTGAGTCAGGAAAAATCGTCGACAGGTTTCTTCGCGACCTCAGGGAAGTCCGCACGCGAACAGTGCCTGCGCTCCGGCCCATTCGTCGGAAATGGTCGAAGGAGCTCAGGTCCGCTTCGCCAGACGAGGTTCTGAGAGTCGCTCACGATATTCTTGCCAGCGGCGAAGCAGAATTCCGATTCATCGCTTACGAGCTCATCCACTTTCACAAACCGGCGAGGACATCCCTGCGCAAGGGGGATGTAGAGGCGCTCGCTCACGGAATGCAATCGTGGGACGCCGTTGACGCCTTTTCGTATTACATCAGCGGTCCCGCATGGCGTGACGGTCAAATACCGGACGAGACGATCTCGGAGTGGGCGAGCTCAAAGAACCGGTGGTGGCGCCGAGCTGCACTGGCGAGCACGATTCCGCTCGCGCGGAGGCACTCCCTTGATGCAGGGGACATCGAACGCGTGCTGGCCGTGTGTGCATCACTCGTCGCAGATCGCGACGATATGGTCGTGAAGGCAATGTCATGGGCGCTGCGCGAGGTCGCCCGGCAGGATCCGCCCGCAGCAACCAGATTTATCGGCGCCTACGGTGATTCGCTCGCGCCGCGGGTGTTGCGCGAGGTGCGGAACAAGTTGCAGACCGGACTCAAGAACCCCAGAAAACGCAGCACGGATGTGAAACTGGTGCGGAGGGTTTGA
- a CDS encoding endonuclease/exonuclease/phosphatase family protein — translation MPPRFAYLLLAASLLAGCRTGRNYPDTEGPRYAGRPAIDRPGRPAKGDTVRVVSFNIAFGRRADSAIALLKSNPALRDADVILLQEMDARSTRRVADALGFWYVYYPAIFSMRTQRDFGNAVLSRWPIVEDRKIVLPHVSRYARTHRTAIAAIAIFGSDAPRRSMTHSTQDDKK, via the coding sequence ATGCCGCCACGCTTCGCGTACCTGCTGTTAGCCGCGAGTCTCCTCGCCGGATGCCGCACTGGACGCAACTACCCCGACACCGAAGGCCCGAGATACGCGGGCAGACCCGCCATCGATCGGCCGGGCCGGCCAGCGAAGGGCGATACGGTTCGCGTAGTGTCGTTCAACATAGCATTCGGCCGGCGCGCAGACAGCGCCATCGCGCTCCTGAAATCCAATCCCGCCCTTCGCGATGCCGACGTGATCCTCCTGCAGGAGATGGACGCGCGAAGCACCCGTCGCGTCGCCGATGCGCTCGGCTTCTGGTACGTGTACTACCCGGCGATTTTCTCGATGAGAACTCAGCGCGATTTCGGGAATGCCGTCCTCTCGCGATGGCCAATCGTCGAAGACAGGAAGATCGTGCTGCCGCATGTGTCACGCTACGCTCGTACCCACCGGACCGCTATTGCGGCAATTGCGATTTTCGGGAGCGACGCGCCGCGTCGCAGCATGACCCATTCAACCCAGGACGACAAAAAGTGA
- a CDS encoding beta-N-acetylglucosaminidase domain-containing protein produces the protein MTPELGIIEGFYGKPWTWEEREETVSWLAPRGYRFYLYAPKADPYLRRRWQELHPDHLAERLRTLSSKCRDAGVRFGIGLSPYELYDDFNDAARDTLARKLAFFDDLSVPDLAILFDDMRGDSPELAKRQIEIIHWARERTAATRMIVCPTYYSDDPVLDRVFGARPKGYVEEMGADLDPEIEIFWTGEEVISRQFSPGHVERVTQQLQRKPFLWDNYPVNDGQRMSQYMHLRGFTGRPSSLKETIAAHGINPALQPTLTRVPAITLADSYRLGDAYQYGDSFRKAAVDVLGEDLGRLVREDLLTLQDIGLDRLGEKAALLRQRYAGVDHNGAREIIAWLDGAYRITDEIVQTQ, from the coding sequence GTGACTCCCGAGCTCGGCATCATCGAAGGCTTCTACGGAAAGCCGTGGACATGGGAAGAGCGGGAGGAAACCGTGTCGTGGCTCGCCCCGCGCGGCTACCGGTTCTATCTGTACGCGCCCAAAGCGGACCCTTACCTGCGCCGGCGATGGCAGGAGCTTCACCCCGATCATCTCGCGGAGCGCTTGCGAACTCTGTCGAGCAAGTGTCGCGACGCAGGCGTGCGCTTCGGCATCGGGTTGAGCCCGTACGAGCTCTACGACGACTTCAACGATGCGGCGCGGGACACCCTCGCCCGCAAGCTCGCTTTCTTCGACGACCTTTCCGTTCCCGATCTCGCGATTCTTTTCGATGACATGCGCGGCGACTCGCCCGAACTCGCCAAGCGGCAGATCGAGATCATTCACTGGGCGCGGGAGCGCACGGCCGCAACGCGGATGATCGTCTGCCCGACGTATTACTCGGACGATCCGGTCCTCGACCGCGTCTTCGGTGCGCGCCCCAAGGGATACGTCGAGGAGATGGGCGCCGATCTCGATCCGGAGATCGAGATTTTCTGGACGGGGGAGGAGGTCATCTCCAGACAATTCTCGCCGGGGCACGTCGAGCGCGTGACGCAGCAGCTGCAGCGAAAGCCGTTTCTCTGGGACAACTATCCTGTGAACGACGGGCAGCGCATGTCGCAGTACATGCATCTGCGCGGATTTACCGGGCGCCCTTCGTCACTGAAGGAGACGATCGCGGCGCATGGAATCAACCCGGCGCTCCAGCCGACGCTTACCCGCGTTCCCGCGATTACGCTTGCCGACAGCTATCGCCTCGGCGACGCGTACCAGTACGGAGATTCCTTCCGGAAAGCGGCGGTCGATGTGCTGGGTGAAGATCTCGGACGGCTCGTACGCGAGGATCTCCTGACGCTCCAGGACATCGGCCTCGACCGGCTGGGCGAAAAAGCGGCCCTGCTCCGCCAGCGTTACGCCGGCGTAGACCACAATGGAGCACGCGAGATCATCGCGTGGCTCGACGGTGCTTATCGCATCACCGACGAGATCGTTCAGACTCAGTAG
- a CDS encoding DUF305 domain-containing protein, translating to MAGIVASLAVTACTTTRQAPAEAAAPTPAEQARADRGRPPYTPADVQFMQGMIRHHAQAIVMTSLASTHAARQDVKILAGRIDVSQQDDIAFMQRWLRERNETVPEIDARHDMGGHQMPKPGASGSELMPGMLTAAQLTQLSAARGPEFDRLFLTFMIKHHEGALTMVDRLFSSQGAAQESNVFQFASDVEIDQNTEIERMRGMLRALSLSGRNP from the coding sequence TTGGCCGGCATCGTCGCCAGTCTCGCCGTTACGGCATGCACGACGACCCGCCAAGCGCCAGCGGAAGCCGCAGCCCCCACCCCCGCCGAGCAAGCGAGGGCGGACCGTGGCCGCCCGCCATATACGCCGGCCGACGTCCAGTTCATGCAGGGCATGATCAGGCATCACGCACAGGCCATCGTGATGACGTCGCTGGCATCCACACATGCCGCTCGCCAGGACGTCAAGATACTCGCCGGGCGAATTGACGTTTCCCAACAGGACGACATCGCGTTCATGCAGCGGTGGCTTCGCGAGAGAAACGAGACGGTTCCGGAAATCGACGCTCGGCACGACATGGGCGGTCATCAGATGCCAAAACCCGGAGCGTCGGGCTCGGAGCTCATGCCCGGGATGCTGACGGCGGCGCAGCTGACGCAGCTTTCGGCGGCGCGTGGCCCGGAATTCGACCGATTGTTCCTGACATTCATGATCAAGCATCACGAGGGAGCGCTCACAATGGTCGACCGGCTTTTCTCGAGCCAGGGCGCTGCGCAGGAATCGAACGTGTTCCAGTTTGCTTCGGACGTGGAGATCGACCAGAATACAGAGATAGAGCGCATGCGCGGCATGCTTCGCGCGCTCTCCCTCTCCGGACGGAATCCATGA
- a CDS encoding type II toxin-antitoxin system prevent-host-death family antitoxin: MKRVAAAKFKEQCLSILDRLERDGIVITKHGKPVAKLLPIERASADLIGALRGRIHVSGDIQTTGQKWDAGD; encoded by the coding sequence ATGAAGCGAGTGGCCGCCGCAAAGTTCAAAGAGCAATGCCTGTCGATCCTGGATCGCCTCGAGCGCGACGGCATCGTGATCACGAAACACGGCAAGCCTGTCGCGAAGCTGCTGCCCATCGAGCGGGCTTCCGCCGATCTTATTGGCGCTCTGCGTGGTCGAATCCATGTGAGCGGCGACATCCAGACGACGGGACAGAAGTGGGACGCAGGTGATTAA
- a CDS encoding type II toxin-antitoxin system VapC family toxin: protein MINLDTHVLVFALAGEVSAKERRLLAGNTWSISAIVLWELAKLVQLGRVALDLEHAEVVRTLSALHVWPIDLAVSIQSTRLDFSGDPADELIAATSVVHKVPLLTRDRRIRKSRMVPIA from the coding sequence GTGATTAATCTCGACACCCACGTCCTGGTTTTTGCCCTTGCCGGGGAGGTGTCCGCAAAGGAGCGGCGCCTGCTCGCTGGAAATACGTGGAGCATCTCCGCCATCGTGCTCTGGGAACTGGCGAAGCTTGTTCAGCTCGGCCGGGTTGCCCTGGATCTCGAGCACGCTGAAGTTGTGCGGACGCTGTCCGCGCTCCACGTCTGGCCGATCGACCTCGCTGTCAGCATCCAGTCCACGCGCCTCGATTTCAGCGGCGATCCTGCCGACGAGCTGATTGCCGCCACGAGTGTCGTCCACAAAGTCCCGTTGCTGACGCGGGACCGCCGGATCCGGAAGTCGCGGATGGTGCCTATCGCATGA
- a CDS encoding rhomboid family intramembrane serine protease, whose translation MQAKILGGTLATLWMVFFVTALSGGALFSLGVIPRTTIGLRGILFAPFLHASLAHIIANSIPFVVLGWLVMLRDARHFVPVTILAMISSGLMAWLIGAPGSVHIGASGVIFGYLGFLILSGWFARSFASILLSVLVIALWGGMVLGVMPGQAGISWQAHLGGFLGGAFAAGVFKTPRTGNRLAFS comes from the coding sequence ATGCAGGCAAAGATACTGGGCGGGACACTGGCAACGTTGTGGATGGTCTTTTTCGTGACCGCGTTGTCTGGAGGGGCGCTGTTCTCGCTGGGCGTGATACCGCGAACGACGATCGGTTTGCGCGGAATTCTGTTTGCGCCCTTTCTTCACGCGAGCCTCGCCCACATCATTGCCAACAGCATCCCGTTTGTCGTGCTCGGCTGGCTGGTGATGCTGCGTGACGCGAGACACTTTGTGCCGGTCACGATCCTCGCGATGATCAGCTCGGGACTGATGGCGTGGCTGATCGGCGCGCCCGGTTCGGTACACATCGGCGCCAGCGGAGTGATCTTCGGCTACCTCGGATTTCTGATTCTGAGCGGTTGGTTTGCGCGGAGCTTCGCCAGCATTCTGCTTAGCGTGCTCGTCATCGCCCTCTGGGGCGGCATGGTGCTCGGTGTGATGCCCGGCCAGGCCGGCATCAGCTGGCAGGCGCACCTCGGCGGATTTCTCGGTGGCGCCTTCGCCGCCGGAGTGTTCAAAACGCCGCGAACGGGCAATCGGCTGGCCTTCTCCTAG
- a CDS encoding NAD(P)-dependent oxidoreductase: MKLCITGGAGFLGYHLAELLGGSFDEIVLIDIAPLPEPPSRPNVRYVQADVRDSRAMSSVFEGCSLAVHAAAALPLWKAKEIFDINVLGLRNTLDAAVGAGTRKCVVISSTAVYGIPETHPIDESARLVGVGPYGASKIQAEKICLEYRDGGRISVPVLRPKTFIGTGRMGVFQILYDWVRSGKRIPIIGTGENRYQLLEVEDLVQAILLLLRDDSEKSNDTFNVGAEDFSTVREDVTALCVHAKTNARVMLVPAALAKPALRLFEKLGISPLYQWIYDTADKDSYVSSAKIRETLGWSPQYSNQAALIRSYEWYCRHYGDTLETGVTHRVAWKQGILGWIKKLA, translated from the coding sequence ATGAAACTTTGCATTACGGGCGGCGCGGGCTTTCTGGGGTACCATCTGGCCGAGCTTTTGGGCGGCTCCTTTGACGAGATCGTCCTCATCGATATTGCCCCATTGCCGGAGCCCCCGTCCCGCCCGAATGTCCGATACGTCCAGGCAGACGTACGTGACTCCAGGGCGATGAGTTCCGTTTTCGAGGGGTGCAGCCTCGCGGTGCATGCCGCGGCCGCCCTCCCGCTCTGGAAAGCGAAGGAAATTTTCGACATCAACGTCCTCGGTCTCAGAAACACGCTCGATGCAGCGGTGGGAGCAGGGACTCGCAAGTGTGTCGTTATCTCGTCAACGGCCGTTTACGGGATTCCTGAAACGCATCCGATCGATGAAAGCGCGCGGCTCGTAGGAGTCGGGCCTTACGGCGCCAGCAAGATTCAAGCGGAAAAAATCTGCCTCGAGTACCGGGACGGCGGCAGGATCAGCGTCCCCGTCTTGCGACCCAAGACATTCATCGGAACGGGGCGTATGGGAGTTTTCCAGATCCTGTACGACTGGGTCCGGAGCGGCAAGCGTATCCCCATTATCGGCACGGGGGAAAACCGGTACCAGCTGCTCGAAGTCGAAGACCTGGTGCAGGCGATACTGCTCTTGCTGCGGGATGACTCGGAAAAGTCGAACGATACATTCAACGTCGGAGCAGAGGACTTCTCCACCGTACGCGAAGACGTTACCGCCCTCTGCGTTCATGCAAAAACGAATGCCAGGGTCATGCTCGTGCCGGCGGCCCTTGCGAAGCCCGCGCTGCGTCTCTTCGAAAAACTCGGAATCTCGCCGCTGTACCAGTGGATCTATGACACGGCGGATAAAGACTCTTATGTCAGCTCCGCAAAAATAAGAGAAACGCTGGGCTGGTCACCTCAGTACAGCAACCAGGCGGCGCTGATTCGCTCTTATGAATGGTACTGCCGCCATTACGGGGATACCCTCGAAACGGGCGTGACGCACCGCGTTGCGTGGAAGCAGGGGATTCTCGGCTGGATCAAAAAACTCGCCTGA
- a CDS encoding metallophosphoesterase, which produces MDSLRGKNRIAQRSLAGALCVMTSAAVTACTPHLRIEEVPPAQIETTLFLIGDAGEPNPRQGEAALDSLTVHASAAPNRSIIVFLGDNVYPDGIPEEGRAEWADARRRLEVQVNAVPMGARAIFVPGNHDWAGTGPFGLYSVRLQEQMLKSLAGGRDVRMMPGNGCPGPAVLDAGRLRLIAMDTQWWLHNYIVRDAQSTNCISGTGNVTAALREQVKSTPPGRVTIVAGHHPLMTGGEHGGYCGVTGPFRRLGGSSQDIMSGANRTMRDSLESAFKAQPPLAYAAGHEHNLQVIKGGTNVVRYILVSGAGAESKASCAVRLRESYYVSQHRSGFMRIDILKGKGVLLRAYHFPSRRKHGLSFTRWLEDA; this is translated from the coding sequence ATGGATTCTTTACGCGGTAAGAATCGGATCGCGCAGCGTTCGCTGGCCGGCGCGTTGTGTGTGATGACCTCGGCAGCCGTCACGGCGTGCACACCACACCTTCGGATCGAGGAGGTGCCGCCGGCGCAAATCGAAACAACACTGTTTCTCATCGGCGATGCGGGCGAGCCGAATCCACGACAAGGCGAGGCTGCGCTGGACTCGCTCACAGTGCATGCGTCGGCTGCGCCAAATCGCTCGATCATCGTATTCCTCGGCGACAACGTTTATCCGGACGGCATTCCGGAGGAGGGAAGGGCTGAGTGGGCGGACGCCCGTCGTCGCCTCGAGGTGCAGGTGAACGCCGTACCGATGGGTGCGCGAGCGATCTTCGTTCCCGGCAACCACGATTGGGCCGGCACGGGACCGTTCGGACTCTATTCCGTCCGGCTTCAGGAGCAGATGCTCAAGTCTCTCGCCGGAGGACGTGACGTGAGGATGATGCCGGGCAACGGTTGCCCTGGGCCTGCGGTGCTGGACGCAGGACGCCTGCGCCTCATTGCAATGGACACCCAGTGGTGGCTGCACAACTACATCGTTCGCGACGCGCAGTCCACCAATTGTATTTCGGGCACGGGGAATGTTACTGCGGCTCTCCGTGAGCAAGTGAAAAGCACTCCGCCTGGCCGCGTGACGATCGTAGCTGGGCACCACCCGCTCATGACCGGCGGAGAGCACGGCGGCTACTGCGGTGTGACAGGGCCGTTCCGGCGTCTAGGAGGAAGCAGTCAGGACATCATGTCAGGGGCGAACCGTACGATGCGTGATTCTCTGGAGAGCGCATTCAAGGCTCAGCCACCTCTCGCATATGCCGCGGGACACGAGCACAACCTGCAGGTAATCAAAGGTGGAACGAACGTCGTCCGGTACATATTGGTGAGCGGCGCGGGCGCCGAGTCAAAAGCCTCGTGCGCCGTGCGACTGCGCGAGAGCTACTACGTCAGCCAGCATCGAAGCGGCTTCATGCGCATCGATATTCTCAAGGGGAAGGGCGTGCTGTTGCGCGCTTATCACTTCCCGAGCAGGCGCAAACACGGCCTCTCGTTCACGCGCTGGCTGGAGGACGCGTGA